A stretch of Cucumis sativus cultivar 9930 chromosome 2, Cucumber_9930_V3, whole genome shotgun sequence DNA encodes these proteins:
- the LOC101218247 gene encoding L-type lectin-domain containing receptor kinase IX.1, producing the protein MANFLYVFSMLSHFILFLNLPLSVISVSFKIDQFKSDDNTILYQGDAVVLGGEILLSDPEFSCHVGRAIYKDPIQIWDSETAKLTDFTTHFTFTIDTQKVPDYGQGFVFFLAPSGFQIPPNSAGGFLGLYNKTYSNSVTNQIVHVEFDTGSNGWDPPYAHVGININSVTSSNDTRWNVSLHSGDLAEVWISYNSTIKLLSVSWKYQKTSTLLENTTLSYPIDLTTVLPQQATVGFSAATGAHLERHSVSSWEFNSTLDMKPTSISAGNKVSVIVGVTVSVGGLILVGIIVFVTLSRLKEKKRKKDQENLEEVNLTSINDDLERGAGPRRFSHKLLAMATNNFSNERKLGEGGFGAVYRGYIQDLDLNIAVKKISRGSRQGRKEYITEVKIISRLRHRNLVQLIGWCHDKGEFLLVYEFMSNGSLDSHLFGKRTPLAWSVRYKIALGLGSALLYLHEEGEQCVVHRDIKSSNIMLDSNFNVKLGDFGLARLMDHELGAQTTGLVGTLGYLAPEYINTGRASKESDVFSFGVVALEIATGRVSRTSMEKESHKGLVEWVWDLYGSGQLLEGVDAKLQSNFDKKQVECLMVVGLWSAYPDPNFRPSIKQVIQVLNFEAAVPNLPNKMPVPTYNAPSTSMSSNEPSFTVSLDMGR; encoded by the coding sequence ATGGCTAATTTCTTGTATGTCTTTTCAATGCTAAGCCATTTCATCCTGTTTCTCAATCTTCCTCTCTCTGTTATCTctgtttctttcaaaatagACCAATTCAAAAGCGATGATAACACCATACTTTATCAAGGAGATGCTGTTGTTCTTGGTGGAGAGATTTTACTAAGTGATCCTGAATTTTCTTGTCATGTTGGTCGTGCTATTTACAAAGATCCAATCCAAATTTGGGATTCTGAAACAGCAAAACTCACTGATTTCACAACCCATTTCACCTTCACCATTGATACACAAAAAGTTCCAGACTATGGCCAaggctttgtttttttcttggcTCCATCTGGTTTTCAAATCCCTCCAAATTCAGCTGGTGGGTTTCTTGGCCTTTACAACAAAACGTACAGCAATTCAGTTACTAATCAAATTGTTCATGTTGAGTTTGATACTGGCTCAAATGGCTGGGATCCTCCATATGCACACGTGGGTATAAATATTAACTCTGTTACTTCTTCCAATGACACTCGTTGGAATGTTAGCTTGCACAGTGGGGATTTGGCTGAAGTGTGGATTTCCTATAATTCAACAATCAAACTCTTGAGTGTATCTTGGAAATACCAAAAGACATCCACTTTATTAGAGAATACCACTCTGAGTTATCCTATTGACTTAACGACCGTTCTTCCACAACAAGCGACTGTGGGATTCTCAGCCGCAACTGGTGCTCATTTAGAGAGACATTCTGTATCTTCCTGGGAATTCAACTCTACTTTGGACATGAAGCCAACAAGTATAAGTGCTGGAAACAAAGTTAGTGTAATTGTAGGTGTAACAGTGTCGGTTGGAGGCTTAATTCTTGTGGGAATTATAGTATTTGTAACACTTTCAAGgttgaaggaaaagaaaaggaaaaaagatcaAGAAAATCTTGAGGAAGTAAATTTGACATCCATTAATGATGATTTGGAAAGAGGGGCTGGACCTAGAAGGTTTTCTCACAAGCTTCTTGCTATGGCAACAAACAACTTctcaaatgaaagaaagttaGGGGAAGGAGGATTTGGTGCTGTGTATAGAGGCTACATACAAGATTTGGATTTGAATATAGCTGTGAAGAAAATCTCAAGGGGTTCGAGGCAGGGGAGAAAAGAGTATATAACCGAAGTGAAGATCATTAGTCGACTTCGTCATCGAAATTTGGTGCAACTCATTGGTTGGTGTCATGATAAGGGTGAGTTCTTGTTGGTTTATGAATTCATGTCTAATGGTAGTCTTGATTCTCATCTCTTTGGTAAGAGAACCCCTCTTGCTTGGAGTGTGAGATACAAGATTGCGTTAGGTTTGGGCTCCGCTTTGCTGTATCTTCATGAAGAAGGGGAACAATGCGTGGTTCATAGAGATATCAAATCTAGTAATATCATGTTGGATTCAAACTTCAATGTCAAGCTTGGAGATTTTGGACTCGCCCGATTAATGGACCATGAGTTGGGTGCTCAAACAACTGGGTTGGTAGGAACTTTGGGCTACTTAGCTCCTGAATACATAAACACAGGTAGAGCTAGTAAAGAATCTGATGTGTTCAGTTTTGGAGTTGTTGCTTTGGAGATTGCCACTGGGAGAGTGTCAAGAACCTCGATGGAAAAGGAATCTCACAAGGGTTTGGTGGAGTGGGTTTGGGATCTTTATGGGAGTGGACAATTACTTGAGGGTGTGGATGCGAAATTACAAtctaattttgacaaaaaacAAGTTGAATGTTTGATGGTTGTTGGATTATGGAGTGCTTATCCAGACCCTAATTTTAGACCTTCCATAAAACAAGTGATTCAAGTTCTTAACTTTGAGGCTGCAGTGCCAAATCTTCCAAATAAAATGCCTGTTCCTACATATAATGCTCCTTCCACATCAATGAGCTCAAATGAACCTTCCTTTACTGTCAGTCTTGACATGGGTCGTTGA